One Calditrichia bacterium DNA window includes the following coding sequences:
- a CDS encoding MATE family efflux transporter, with protein sequence MIIAFIFVTSYQYVDRIFVSQLGDVATAAIGMAFTLQMVVISLGVGIGNGVNSFISRNLGANKNEVAENTILHAFLIAILVGLLLSAMGLLGQRFLFRQLGADGQLLEFITAYLTIIFLFTPVNLLTMVSSSVYQGWGDTVSPMKFMLLGNIINLTLDPLLIFGLASFPELGIQGAAWATGLGRAVSLLYVGYQMFFRHQPTQLKLRLFRLDRAIISGVFQVGLPASVSQMLTSVAMMFVFYVLNPFGSDARAAYTIVFTYEMVIFLPAIGISQAVSILTGHNFGAGHFERVNKVYFTGIGVAFSIMAFSALIIIVFSTFFAGIFAQSPEVLKISAHALRITAIGHFFSGIYLCSAASFQGLGLGRHYLAANLVRLYLLQVPLAFFGAKFFGLEGVWYGLMAVNIISGLVLFIWHQYIYRLQVVTGQIQPL encoded by the coding sequence ATGATTATTGCATTTATTTTTGTGACCAGTTATCAATATGTTGACCGGATTTTTGTCAGCCAACTGGGCGATGTGGCAACTGCGGCAATCGGGATGGCGTTTACGTTACAGATGGTGGTAATTTCGCTCGGCGTTGGTATCGGAAACGGTGTTAACTCGTTTATTTCCCGGAACCTGGGTGCGAATAAAAACGAAGTTGCGGAAAACACAATTCTCCATGCATTTCTGATTGCGATTCTGGTCGGGCTGTTGCTCTCAGCAATGGGGTTGTTGGGGCAACGATTTTTGTTCCGGCAGTTGGGGGCAGATGGCCAATTGCTGGAATTTATCACCGCGTATCTCACCATCATATTTTTATTTACGCCGGTGAACTTGCTCACGATGGTATCCAGCAGCGTTTATCAGGGCTGGGGCGATACGGTTTCGCCGATGAAATTTATGTTGCTCGGCAACATTATCAACCTGACACTGGACCCGTTGCTGATTTTCGGGTTGGCATCTTTTCCGGAATTGGGTATTCAGGGTGCGGCGTGGGCAACGGGATTGGGCAGAGCCGTTTCGCTGCTGTATGTGGGATATCAAATGTTCTTCCGGCATCAGCCAACACAGCTAAAATTGCGGCTTTTCCGGCTGGATCGCGCGATTATTTCGGGCGTGTTTCAGGTCGGGTTGCCCGCATCGGTCAGCCAAATGCTCACCAGCGTGGCGATGATGTTTGTGTTTTATGTGCTGAATCCGTTCGGCTCGGACGCGCGCGCCGCGTACACCATCGTGTTCACTTACGAAATGGTGATTTTTTTACCGGCAATCGGCATTTCTCAGGCGGTCAGTATTCTTACCGGGCACAATTTTGGCGCGGGGCATTTCGAGCGGGTCAACAAAGTTTATTTTACCGGAATTGGCGTGGCGTTTTCGATCATGGCTTTTTCTGCGTTGATAATTATTGTTTTTTCAACATTTTTTGCGGGCATTTTTGCCCAAAGTCCCGAGGTGCTCAAAATTAGCGCACATGCGTTGCGGATTACCGCGATCGGGCATTTTTTCAGCGGCATTTATTTGTGCAGCGCCGCCAGTTTTCAGGGATTGGGATTGGGCAGGCATTATCTCGCGGCAAATCTGGTGCGATTATATTTGCTGCAAGTGCCGCTGGCATTTTTCGGCGCCAAATTTTTTGGACTGGAAGGCGTGTGGTACGGGCTGATGGCGGTAAACATCATCAGCGGATTGGTTCTGTTTATCTGGCATCAATATATTTATCGGCTGCAGGTGGTTACCGGGCAAATTCAACCGCTGTGA
- a CDS encoding sensor histidine kinase, with product MAKLKHNIRQGFMARNVYRTKGNFKGILFILAIAIILGSLYYSQMLVEELQEQSRDFLRFRVKVIENSINSEESGDLSFIFSNVIQTADFPIIYTDNEMNPQIWRNIDVAENDGRPVSADTLVYIKKLIEEFDLSNAPIPIAFGDNVLGYYHYGESPTIRNLRWLPFIEIGIVALFILIGYAGFSSIKRGEERLIWVGMAKETAHQLGTPLSSQMGWFEYLKSSPEQIPKVIPELEKDLKRLQTITNRFSQIGSLPDLKSENLNDALMDTIEYFRKRIPQRSGKVQIVTDLAPEMPPVRLNTDLFSWVLENLIKNGLDAMENKGGSISITAAKMNESQIFIDVQDTGKGIPKAARKTIFNPGFSTKKRGWGLGLSLAKRIVEEYHGGKLLLKDSQIGDGSTFRIVLNIDESVVAP from the coding sequence ATGGCAAAATTGAAACACAACATCCGGCAGGGGTTTATGGCGCGAAACGTCTATCGAACAAAAGGAAATTTTAAGGGAATCCTGTTTATTCTGGCGATCGCCATTATTTTGGGATCGCTGTATTACAGCCAGATGCTGGTGGAGGAATTGCAGGAGCAATCCCGCGATTTTCTGCGATTCCGGGTGAAGGTGATTGAAAACAGTATCAACAGTGAGGAAAGCGGCGATCTCAGTTTTATCTTTTCCAACGTGATCCAAACTGCTGATTTTCCAATTATTTACACCGACAACGAAATGAACCCGCAAATCTGGCGAAACATCGATGTTGCAGAAAATGACGGTCGCCCGGTCAGTGCGGATACTTTGGTTTACATCAAAAAACTTATCGAAGAATTTGATTTATCCAACGCCCCAATTCCCATTGCCTTTGGCGATAACGTGCTCGGCTATTATCACTATGGCGAATCGCCGACCATTCGCAATTTGCGCTGGCTGCCGTTCATCGAAATCGGGATTGTGGCGCTGTTTATTTTGATCGGCTACGCCGGATTCAGCTCCATCAAACGCGGTGAAGAACGGCTAATTTGGGTGGGAATGGCAAAGGAAACCGCGCACCAGCTCGGCACGCCGCTGTCTTCGCAAATGGGGTGGTTCGAATATCTCAAATCATCGCCGGAGCAAATTCCGAAAGTAATTCCCGAGCTGGAAAAAGATTTGAAGCGGCTGCAAACCATCACCAACCGGTTTTCGCAAATCGGGTCGCTGCCGGATCTCAAATCGGAAAATTTGAATGATGCGCTCATGGACACCATCGAATATTTCCGGAAACGCATTCCCCAGCGCAGCGGCAAAGTGCAAATTGTTACCGATTTGGCGCCGGAAATGCCGCCGGTTCGGCTGAACACCGATTTATTTTCGTGGGTGCTGGAAAACCTGATCAAAAACGGGCTGGATGCGATGGAAAACAAAGGCGGCAGCATTTCCATCACTGCGGCAAAAATGAACGAATCGCAAATTTTTATCGACGTGCAGGATACCGGCAAAGGCATTCCCAAAGCAGCCCGGAAAACAATTTTTAATCCCGGATTCAGCACCAAAAAACGCGGCTGGGGATTGGGGCTCAGCCTCGCCAAACGCATCGTGGAAGAATATCACGGCGGCAAATTGCTGCTCAAAGATAGCCAGATTGGCGATGGCTCCACTTTTCGGATTGTGCTGAACATCGACGAATCGGTTGTTGCGCCGTAA
- a CDS encoding EamA family transporter, with amino-acid sequence MGYLIAVSLIWAFSFGLIKGNLTGLDSNVVSFARMLISLIVFLPFLRLRNFPVKLAPKFLLVGALQYGMMYLAYIYSFQHLKAYEVALFTIFTPIYVTLLNDVFRQKFNGFHLLMAALAVFGTGVIVFHEFARGGFWLGFWVVQLSNICFAFGQIYYRELMQRHRNLKDREIFGLLYLGAVLLTGFSSIVSADLTAISLNATQIWTLLYLGILASGVCFFLWNFGARQVNAGSLAVANNLKVPLGVAAALLFFGESADVPRLLIGGGIILAALLANEKRQSIRKISKRAAVPD; translated from the coding sequence TTGGGATATCTGATCGCTGTTTCGCTGATTTGGGCATTTTCGTTCGGGCTCATCAAAGGCAACCTCACCGGGCTGGATTCCAATGTTGTATCGTTTGCGCGAATGCTGATTTCGCTGATTGTGTTTCTCCCGTTTTTGCGATTGCGCAATTTCCCGGTCAAACTGGCGCCAAAATTTTTGCTGGTCGGTGCGTTGCAATACGGCATGATGTATCTCGCCTATATCTATTCTTTTCAACATCTTAAGGCATACGAAGTTGCGCTGTTTACTATTTTCACGCCCATTTACGTTACCCTGCTCAACGATGTTTTTCGCCAAAAATTTAACGGATTCCATTTGCTGATGGCAGCGTTGGCAGTGTTCGGAACCGGCGTAATTGTGTTTCACGAATTTGCGCGCGGCGGTTTTTGGCTGGGATTTTGGGTGGTGCAATTGTCCAATATTTGTTTTGCGTTCGGGCAAATTTATTATCGCGAATTGATGCAGCGTCACAGAAATTTGAAGGACCGGGAAATTTTCGGATTGCTGTATCTCGGTGCGGTGCTGCTGACCGGTTTTTCGTCGATTGTCTCCGCCGATTTGACAGCAATTTCGTTGAATGCCACCCAAATCTGGACGCTGCTGTATCTCGGAATTTTGGCTTCCGGCGTGTGTTTTTTTCTGTGGAATTTTGGCGCGCGGCAGGTGAACGCGGGCAGTTTGGCGGTCGCCAACAATTTGAAAGTGCCGTTGGGCGTGGCGGCCGCGCTGCTGTTTTTTGGCGAAAGCGCCGATGTGCCGCGATTGCTGATCGGCGGCGGCATTATTTTGGCCGCGCTGTTGGCTAACGAAAAACGGCAGTCGATTCGCAAAATCAGCAAACGGGCGGCCGTTCCCGATTGA
- a CDS encoding T9SS type A sorting domain-containing protein, protein MQRTLIMLMILFNLATAQTSEAELRIKQAGEIEQVLVIGFSPDATDGIDIGIDVLSPPPSPGFFSQLQWKNEGYFKDMRNAATSPDTFRVRYWRNGSGQIVVRWNSATLPANRNFRITDDFNLNTFSLDMRSADSLVVDNHPILFDQLRIIATAPTALDDFGAISPNEFWLAQNFPNPFNPETVIRYQLPERQHVTLMIVDLRGQTVTTLVNDVQFSGNYEVKWDGKDVRGNAAASGFYFYQLRAGIFSETRKMLLIR, encoded by the coding sequence ATGCAGCGCACATTGATTATGTTGATGATTTTATTCAATTTAGCGACAGCTCAAACATCCGAAGCAGAATTACGGATAAAACAGGCCGGCGAAATTGAGCAGGTTCTGGTAATCGGTTTTTCGCCCGATGCAACTGACGGCATCGATATCGGTATCGATGTGCTGTCACCGCCGCCGTCACCGGGATTTTTCAGCCAGTTGCAATGGAAAAACGAAGGTTATTTTAAAGATATGCGCAACGCCGCCACATCGCCGGACACATTCCGGGTGCGCTATTGGCGGAATGGCAGCGGACAAATTGTCGTTCGTTGGAACAGCGCCACGCTGCCGGCGAACCGCAATTTTCGGATTACCGACGATTTCAATTTGAATACGTTTAGTTTGGACATGCGCAGCGCGGATAGTTTGGTTGTGGATAATCATCCCATATTATTTGATCAATTACGGATCATCGCAACAGCGCCAACCGCTTTGGACGATTTTGGCGCCATATCACCAAATGAATTTTGGCTGGCGCAGAATTTTCCGAATCCCTTTAACCCGGAAACGGTGATTCGCTACCAATTGCCGGAGCGCCAGCATGTGACATTGATGATCGTTGATTTGCGCGGGCAAACCGTTACGACGTTGGTAAATGATGTGCAATTTTCCGGAAATTATGAAGTTAAATGGGATGGCAAAGATGTGCGCGGAAACGCCGCCGCCAGCGGATTTTATTTTTACCAACTGCGCGCCGGTATTTTTTCCGAAACGCGTAAGATGTTGTTAATTCGATAA